The genomic DNA CCGTCCAGCACGTCCGACCCCGCCTCCTCGACAAGGCCGCCGACATCCGCGATACGGTCGCCACCTTCCACTGTCTGCAATTCCCGCCGGCCCGGCCCGACCTGCAGCGAGACGAAGCGCACGCCCTCAACAGCCAGCAGAGACTGCAATGGCGCCAGACCGGGCGAGCGCTCCCTGTCGCCGGAAAAATAGGGATTGCCGCGCCAGCACAGGCCGATGATCGGCCGGTCACCGCTAACATTGTCGGGACCGCGCACCACCTGTCGCCATCTTGCTTCGCGTGCCGGATCGCGGAGACCGGGAGGCGGCGGCGGTAGGTCCTCCGGCTTTGCGATGCCCAGCCGGGTGGGCAGGGACATCAGACCGTCCCAACGCTGGACGGTAGGCAGCGGCCCGTCCCAGTCGAACACGTTTTCCGGCGGCAGCAGACGGCGGACCGCCGGCAGTGTTGCCGGCTTGCCGGCGAAGATCACCCGCCCGCCGGGCCCCAGCCGGATCAGCGGCAGGAAGCGCAGGAATTGCAGGCTGTCACCCAGCCCCTGTTCGTCCAGCACCAGCAGGGTCTCGCCCGTAACCGCATCGCCAGTCCAGCGCGGGGTGGCCGGGCCGACACGGCGCAGGCCCAGCGCTTCATGGCGATGCTCGAAATGCGGCCAGGCCTCCGCATAGCGCCCCATCAGCAGCAGGGTGAAGGCCAGATCCCAATGCGTGTCCGGCTTGCCGTCGAGACGCGCCGACCGCCGCAGCGCCTCGGCGGAGCGGGTCAGGTCGCCGGCGCGGCGCCAGAGATTGCCTAGGCTGCGCAGGATACGGGGCTCGCCTGGCATCAGGGCCAGCGCACCGCGGAAATCCGCCTCCGCCCCCTGCAGGTCACCGCCGATCCGGCGGACATTGCCGCGATCCATGCGGGCCGCCAGATGGTCGGGTCTTTGCGCCAGCACCTCGGCATAGACGCGCTCCGCCTCGCTGGAGCGGTCGGCCTTGTGCAGGCACTGCCCCCAGGCGTAGTCGGCAATGTACGGTTCCGGCGCCACCGGCTTGCCGGATGCCACTCTTTCCAGCACAGCGGCCAGAATTTCGGCCTGCCGGTCCATACTCCAGCTCTTGCTGATCAGCGCCAGCGCGGCCCTCGCCTTCGAGGCCGCTTCCGGGCGCCGGTCATAGGCGCGCTGCATGGCCTCCAGCATCTCATCGACGCTGCTCTCGCCCCAGCCGTAAAGGTCTGGGGCGCCGGTCAGCACGGCTTGCTGTTTCAGGGGGTAGAGATGCTTGCCGATCAGGTCGAGATTGCCGGTATTGGCGGACAGCACGACCGGCACGCCGCTCGCCATTGCCGCCAGCGCCAGCGGATTGGTCCCGGCGCTGCCACGATCAGGGAAAACCGCCAGGTCGCACTGGCGCAGCAGCTGCGGCAGGTCCGGCCCGGACAATTGATGCGCGTCGAGGATTGCGTCCGGCGGGATACCGTGCCCGGTCAGCCAGGGGCCGATGTCCAGCACATCCCCTTCCGGCTGGGGTGGCTGGCCGGGAAGTGAGGTTGGCCAGGGCGATTCAAAACGGTCTGGCAATGTCCAGCCCGGCACCAGCAGGACTTCCGGGTGGCGGTCACGGAAGTGGCGGAAGGCGGCCAGCGCGATGTCGGGTCCGGCGCGGTAGGCGAGCGGCCCGCCGCAAAAGATGAGGTATTTGCCGGGGGCGATGTTTCTGTTGGGTTCGGGCCGGAAGATGCCGGTGTCCACGCCGGCTGGATGGCGTCGTACCGCCGTCAGCCCGGCCTCCCGCAAAAGCCGGGCATTCCATTCGGAGGCGGTAAGCACCAGGGCCATGCCAGCCGCCCGTTGCCGCCCCTCATTGGACAGGCTGGCCTGAATGAGGCTGGCGACGCCGATATCCGGCGTACCCCGGAAAGCGGCCTCTGCTGGGTCCGTCAGGGAATGTAGCACCGGAAAGGGCGCCGGGCTGTCCGCCTCTGTGCAGGGGGCAGCGGGCCAGGGAATTGCGGGCAGGCCCTGCCGGCGGCAGTCATCAAGCCGCGCCGGCGGCACGGCGAGGATCAGCCCCCGGCGCGCCGCCTGCCGTGCGAGATCGATGAGATAGGCTTCGTCGAAGCCGCTGGCGATGCCGATCCGGTTCATGCCTGTCCTGCCGAAACTGTGTGTCAGCTTCTCCCCGGCAGCGCGGCATCTGTCAATGCTGCCGGGCGGTGGACAGGGTCCCGTTCGGCGCTTCGCCAGCGTTCGGTGTCGTTAGAATTTGTAGGTGATGTAGAGGCCGGTGCTGAATTGGTCCTCGGAGCCGCGATCCGCCACCAGCGGGCTGTCGGCGGCGTCGCCCAGCATGCGCTTGTAGCCAACCCGGCCGGTGATGGACCAGTTCTCGGTCAGCAGATAGTCGAGGTCGAAGGTGATGCCGGCATCCTGAAAGCCGCTTTCCGCCTGATATTGCCGCATGCCGCTGCGTGCTGACTGCACGCCGGTCACGCCATAATAGGCCTGCATGTAGTTATCGTCCGCCCAGGTGGTGGAAATCTCGCTGCGCAGCATCAGCTTCGGGCCCAGCTGCATCCGGTGGCCGGCGGAGAGTTCCGCGGTCATGCCGTCATGCGCGTCGCTGACATCGCGGAACAGCGTCAGGCCTGCCGACCACGGGCCGGTGCTGTAGCTGATGAAGCCGCCAAGCTCGACCGCGCCGTCGATATCGCCCATGCCGCGCAGATCGTCACTATCGTCCTGGTCGCGGCCGAACCGGTAACGGACCAGCGGCCCGACCTGCAGCTTGTCGCCCGGATTGGGGCCCTGCAGGGTCAGGGCATTGGCGCCCAGCGTCGTCCCGTGCAGAAAGACCATGTCGCGGTAGTTCACCATCAGGACGGGCAGGGCGGAGACCTTGTACTCGTCGCTGCCTTCGTACTCCGGCCGGACCAGCCCGCCACCACCCAGCCGGATGTCCCAGTCGCTGTTTGCCGCTTTGTCGGCCGGCTTCTGACCGGGCTTCTGCCCAGCTTGCTGGCCAAGGGCGGCAGAGGAGAATGTGATCACCGCCAGGGCGGACAGGGCCGCGGCGGTCGGCAGAAGGCGCGATTGACGGCCAGGGGTCATGCTGTTCATCAGGGGTAAGGCCTTTTTGCTGAAAGCCCCGGCAGGGGCGGATGTCGCCACCTTAAGCGCGTGGCCGGCCGGGCAGGTGTCTGGGACGTGACGGAATGTTTCAGAATGTTGCAGCGCGGGAGACGGTTCTGACCCCGGTGATATAGTGGCGCCAGTTCGATACACCAGAGGCCCCGGAAGCAGCGTGACCGTCAAACCCACGAACCATGTCCTGATCGTCGATGACGACCATCGCATCCGCGCCATGCTGGCACGGTTCCTGTCCGATCATGGGCTGAAGGTGAGCCAGGCCGGCGATGGCCGGGAGATGTTCGCCATCTGCGAGGCGGCCCGCATCGACGTCATCGTGCTG from Oceanibaculum indicum P24 includes the following:
- a CDS encoding tetratricopeptide repeat protein, giving the protein MNRIGIASGFDEAYLIDLARQAARRGLILAVPPARLDDCRRQGLPAIPWPAAPCTEADSPAPFPVLHSLTDPAEAAFRGTPDIGVASLIQASLSNEGRQRAAGMALVLTASEWNARLLREAGLTAVRRHPAGVDTGIFRPEPNRNIAPGKYLIFCGGPLAYRAGPDIALAAFRHFRDRHPEVLLVPGWTLPDRFESPWPTSLPGQPPQPEGDVLDIGPWLTGHGIPPDAILDAHQLSGPDLPQLLRQCDLAVFPDRGSAGTNPLALAAMASGVPVVLSANTGNLDLIGKHLYPLKQQAVLTGAPDLYGWGESSVDEMLEAMQRAYDRRPEAASKARAALALISKSWSMDRQAEILAAVLERVASGKPVAPEPYIADYAWGQCLHKADRSSEAERVYAEVLAQRPDHLAARMDRGNVRRIGGDLQGAEADFRGALALMPGEPRILRSLGNLWRRAGDLTRSAEALRRSARLDGKPDTHWDLAFTLLLMGRYAEAWPHFEHRHEALGLRRVGPATPRWTGDAVTGETLLVLDEQGLGDSLQFLRFLPLIRLGPGGRVIFAGKPATLPAVRRLLPPENVFDWDGPLPTVQRWDGLMSLPTRLGIAKPEDLPPPPPGLRDPAREARWRQVVRGPDNVSGDRPIIGLCWRGNPYFSGDRERSPGLAPLQSLLAVEGVRFVSLQVGPGRRELQTVEGGDRIADVGGLVEEAGSDVLDGMAVAANCDLVISSCTSVVHMTGSVGTPGWILLSDQPDWRWMTGRDDSPWYPSLTLFRRRTPEGWDALAARVAQALAHWRDARAR
- a CDS encoding MipA/OmpV family protein, producing the protein MNSMTPGRQSRLLPTAAALSALAVITFSSAALGQQAGQKPGQKPADKAANSDWDIRLGGGGLVRPEYEGSDEYKVSALPVLMVNYRDMVFLHGTTLGANALTLQGPNPGDKLQVGPLVRYRFGRDQDDSDDLRGMGDIDGAVELGGFISYSTGPWSAGLTLFRDVSDAHDGMTAELSAGHRMQLGPKLMLRSEISTTWADDNYMQAYYGVTGVQSARSGMRQYQAESGFQDAGITFDLDYLLTENWSITGRVGYKRMLGDAADSPLVADRGSEDQFSTGLYITYKF